The genome window AGGAATCGTGATCCTGGATGCCACCTTTCACTTGCCGACCGCCAAGCGCGATGCCTATGCCGAATTCTGCGCGGAGCGGATTCCGGGCGCCCGGTTCTTTGATGTCGATGGCATCAAGGATCCGGACAGCCCGCTGCCGCATATGATCCCTTCTCCCGAGCAATTCGCGGCGCATGTCAGCGCGCTGGGGATCAGCAATGACACTCATGTTGTCTGCTACGACACGTATGGCCTGTTCTCGGCGGCACGCCCCTGGTGGATGTTCCGACTGTTCGGTCATGACAAGGTCTCGGTTCTGGATGGCGGACTGCCGGCCTGGAAGGCCGCTGGCTTACCCTTGCAGACGGAGCCGCCGGCCGAAGTCCATGCCGCGCGTTTCACCCCCAGTTTCAGGCCCGGTCTGGTACGACGGGTCGAAGAGGTAATGCAGAATCTCAACGATCCGAAGGAGGTGGTGCTGGATGCGCGCCCGGCCGATCGGTTCGACGGCAGC of Alphaproteobacteria bacterium contains these proteins:
- the sseA gene encoding 3-mercaptopyruvate sulfurtransferase, translating into MSTFPLVSAQWLKGKRDDPGIVILDATFHLPTAKRDAYAEFCAERIPGARFFDVDGIKDPDSPLPHMIPSPEQFAAHVSALGISNDTHVVCYDTYGLFSAARPWWMFRLFGHDKVSVLDGGLPAWKAAGLPLQTEPPAEVHAARFTPSFRPGLVRRVEEVMQNLNDPKEVVLDARPADRFDGSTPEPRPEVRGGHIPGSKNLPFNLLTDPETKKVRDIHALEKLYREAGIRVGRDKVVTSCGSGVTACALVLGLHLLGDESAAVYDGSWSEWGTRTDTPIDNPSA